AATGCTGAAACTGAGACTTTACTTGCCAAAAGCTTCAGATAGACGTAAACATCTCGGAAGTAGTTCCAATAAGAATTTATTTCACCCAAGACGACTAGGCTATTTCTATGGTTCCCAAAATTCAAAAAAGATCTTTGGTAGACCTAGAAAGGATTTATACGTTAAGGATAGGTAGCGCAAAGCGCCACCTATCCTTAAATCCCAAAAGAAAGGGCGGCGCTTCGCGCCGCCCTTTCTTTTGGGATTTGTCTTAGAATGTGAAAGTTGTACGGATAGCGCCAACGGTGATCGTGTCACTGCCAGCAGTTTGCACAGGATTAAAAATAAATAGCACCCCTGGGGTAATACTAATATTGTCATTTAGGCGCATCCGATAAAACAACTCTAGATGAGTAGTTGTCGAAGGCTGTCCACCGAAGTCCCCTGCATTAACGCCAGTCAAACCGATCGCACTAGGAATGTTAAAAGCAGGTATGCCATTTTGGGTAATGTTACTGCTGGTGATCTTGGGAGGCTGTCCAACGTATATCCCGCCCAAGTTACCTTCAGCAAACAAATCGGGGAAGTTGAGAAAAGCCATCCAGTTAAATGTATTAACTGTGCCACCTAAGCCCACATCTCTAGACTCGGATGTGGTGTAACCAGCCCAACCACCCAGAATAACCTGAGGAGAAATTCGCCATGTCGCAGTACCGCCAAAAGCATTGGTTGAGAAACGTCCTGCGATCGGACCAATTAAGTTATCGCCAACGCCCGTATTTAAGCTGGCATTTGTGGTGTAGGAATTAAGGTAATATAGCGCGAGATCAATTGCCTCACTGGGCGTAATCGCCAGTTGGACACCTGCGGTAAAGGGACCACCTGTTAAACCATTTTGAGGATCGGATGCCAAGGATGCGGCATAAACTCCTTGTAAGCTAATGTTATCGCTGATTTGCCAGTCGAAACCAATCCCAGCTTGTCCAGGGAAGTTGAGGATGGGGTTGCGTTGAGCAAAGGCTGAGAGAGCGCCTTGACCTGCACTTTCATAACGGTTGGGGCCACGAAATACACTTGATGGAGCGACTCCTGCTGCACCAACAATCACAGCTAAGCGATCGCCTACTAAAAAACGATAGGACAAATCACTTAATTGGAGGGAATTACCTGTGTCAAGTTCATATCCAAGGCGAGTGTAGCTATTGGTTAGAAAATTGTTGTTAGCAAAAAGTGTAGAAGCTGTGGAAGCATTTCCTGCCTGTATACCTGTTAACAAAAGACTACGATTGTCAAACTGGGTGACCAAGCTCAGTTGCAGGTTATAGCCAAAGGTGAGGTTAGTCGCATCATCGACGGTGTTGCGCGTACCATCTCTTGGAGTAAGGCTACCAGTATTGGGTAAACGGCTTTGCAGTCCAAAAATGGCTTGACCAAACAGTTTCGTAGTTGTGGAAAATTGCTGGGCTTCTAGTTTGGCTGTTTTTGCATCAAGAGCATCAACTCGACCACGTAACGTTGCAAGTTCTGCTGCAAATTCTTCTTGCAACTTTTTCAAGGTTTCGAGATCTTCTTTGCCGACTTTGTCGGATAACCCTGAGGCAATGATTTCATTGATTTTATCGAGACAAGCGTTCACACCTGCGGCGAATTCATAACGGCTAGTTGCTTGATTGCCGCGATAGGTGCTGTCTGGATAGCCCGCAATGCAACCATAGCGCTCAACGAGGGATTGTAATGCTGTGAAAGCCCAGTCTGTAGGCTTAACATCACTTAGCTGCGAAACCGAAGTAACACCCTGAGCATTAAGACTTGGTTTAGTGCGATCGCTAGTTATGACTGGTTTTGACTTTCCTAGCTCAGAATTGATCTCCCGAATAATTTGTGAGTCAGTATTAAGATTGACAGGTGCTTGCGATGTCTCAGATTTGTTAGGGGCGATCACTGGCGTGATCATGGGATCTCGACTAATTGACCGAATTAGCTCAGATTCATTGGTGGCGATCTTAGTTTCCTTTTGAGCTTCAGCCTGAGCATAGCTGGAGTTTAAGATACTAGATATTAATGTTGTGGCGATTGTTGTTGCGGTAAGTGATACTAAGTTGATGGAGCTACCAGATCTGGTTTTAAGCATAAACGTTTACAATCCTCACATGGACACTTTTTTCGTGCAAAAGTTTTTAGGTACAAAAGTACGCTTCCTGCTAAAGGACGAATTCAAAAAAGATTAGTTCCTAAATATTGAGAGTTATTTTACAGAGTTTTACAAGCTTCAGACATAGAATTACACCATTTGTACTAGACATGCCCCGCATTCCTCAACTAACTTATGATCGCGGAACCTTAATTCTTCATCCACCGCCCAAGGGTAAATCATGGATTGAATTTGCCACATGGGATGATCGCATTGAGAAATTTCGGATTCCTGCTAATTGCTATCGCGAGTTGATTTTGACTTTGAGATCAGAAGGAATTGCGATCGAAGATAAGTCACGGGGATATCAAGAAGTTAAGTTAATTTCTCATACCAAAATGGAGCCTTATCCACACCAGAGCGAAGCTCTTGCAGCATGGCAGAGAGTTGGGAAATGTGGAGTGGTTGTTTTACCGACTGCCGCAGGTAAAACTTATCTAGCACAGCTAGCGATGCAAGTCACAAATCGCAGCACTTTAGTGGTCGTGCCCACCCTCGATTTGATGCATCAGTGGTATGCCCATTTATTAGCTGCTTTTCCTGATGTGGAAATAGGTTTATTAGGAGGAGGTTCTCGCGATCGCACATCGATTCTTGTATCAACCTATGATAGTGCCGCCATTCAAGCAGAATCTTTAGGTAATCTCTATGGTTTGATCGTGTTTGATGAATGTCATCATTTACCTACGGATTTTTTTCGCGTGATTGCGGAATATGCGATCGCACCCTATAGACTGGGCTTAACCGCCACACCCGAACGTAGTGATGGTAAACATGCAGATTTAGAACTCCTAATTGGGGAAGAAGTCTATCGCAAATCCTCTGAAGATTTGGCAGGGCAAGCTTTAGCAGAACATAAAATTGTCCAAATTAAAGTTTCTCTTTCAGCACAAGAACGCGATCGCTATGATTCTCTAATTCAAAGTCGTAATCTTTTTCTCAAGGAATCAAAAATTTCCCTTGGCAGTCTCGAAGGATGGCAAAGATTTGTACAGGCGAGTGCGCGATCACAAGCAGGCAGAAGAGCAATGCTTGCCCATCGAGAATCAAAGGATATATCTTTAGGAACAGAAGCGAAATTACGAGTTTTGTCAGATCTATTAGCTCAACACTTCGGTGAGAGAATTCTAATTTTCACGAACGACAATGCCACGGTTTATCGTATTTCGCAAGATTTATTAATTCCAGCACTCACGCATCAAACTCCTGTGAAGGAACGCCACGAAATCTTAACGTTCTTTCGTGAAGGCAAATATAAAACCCTAGCTGCTTCCCATGTTTTAAATGAAGGTGTCGATG
This window of the Pseudanabaena sp. BC1403 genome carries:
- a CDS encoding iron uptake porin, producing MLKTRSGSSINLVSLTATTIATTLISSILNSSYAQAEAQKETKIATNESELIRSISRDPMITPVIAPNKSETSQAPVNLNTDSQIIREINSELGKSKPVITSDRTKPSLNAQGVTSVSQLSDVKPTDWAFTALQSLVERYGCIAGYPDSTYRGNQATSRYEFAAGVNACLDKINEIIASGLSDKVGKEDLETLKKLQEEFAAELATLRGRVDALDAKTAKLEAQQFSTTTKLFGQAIFGLQSRLPNTGSLTPRDGTRNTVDDATNLTFGYNLQLSLVTQFDNRSLLLTGIQAGNASTASTLFANNNFLTNSYTRLGYELDTGNSLQLSDLSYRFLVGDRLAVIVGAAGVAPSSVFRGPNRYESAGQGALSAFAQRNPILNFPGQAGIGFDWQISDNISLQGVYAASLASDPQNGLTGGPFTAGVQLAITPSEAIDLALYYLNSYTTNASLNTGVGDNLIGPIAGRFSTNAFGGTATWRISPQVILGGWAGYTTSESRDVGLGGTVNTFNWMAFLNFPDLFAEGNLGGIYVGQPPKITSSNITQNGIPAFNIPSAIGLTGVNAGDFGGQPSTTTHLELFYRMRLNDNISITPGVLFIFNPVQTAGSDTITVGAIRTTFTF
- a CDS encoding DEAD/DEAH box helicase family protein, with the translated sequence MPRIPQLTYDRGTLILHPPPKGKSWIEFATWDDRIEKFRIPANCYRELILTLRSEGIAIEDKSRGYQEVKLISHTKMEPYPHQSEALAAWQRVGKCGVVVLPTAAGKTYLAQLAMQVTNRSTLVVVPTLDLMHQWYAHLLAAFPDVEIGLLGGGSRDRTSILVSTYDSAAIQAESLGNLYGLIVFDECHHLPTDFFRVIAEYAIAPYRLGLTATPERSDGKHADLELLIGEEVYRKSSEDLAGQALAEHKIVQIKVSLSAQERDRYDSLIQSRNLFLKESKISLGSLEGWQRFVQASARSQAGRRAMLAHRESKDISLGTEAKLRVLSDLLAQHFGERILIFTNDNATVYRISQDLLIPALTHQTPVKERHEILTFFREGKYKTLAASHVLNEGVDVPDARIAILLSGTGSAREYIQRLGRVLRRGTEANKQAILYEVVTEDTSEVRTSERRRGIERSRSELPQDNVLQIGIKYDKDLHKKQAIAAENPNDYDI